In one window of Paraflavitalea soli DNA:
- a CDS encoding SusC/RagA family TonB-linked outer membrane protein, which yields MNKRISTLLFVLFTGCLASYAQTSIRGVVTDYTSKNPVPSATVQVKGSKTATLTDKDGRYEITLPANATTLVFQVTSYHTKEVAINGRSEINIELEADFQSLNEVMVVAYGTAKKGTYTGAASVIKQDDIKYVPSTSFQNALVGRASGVQITTASGEAGATPSIRIRGIGSMNASNEPLYVIDGVPVISGDQGNLSGSYIGSNNIMNTLNPADIETITILKDAAASSLYGSRAANGVVVITTKRGKRGKPVVHLSSSIGVTPGWATDNYETGGPQEQINMLYRILYDNKTSAGQTAAQANKYALDQLKSKFNKHGYTFSTAGTSLSDNVIISGMTDGLVNREGTYFDWDDAYFRTGTYQTNDLSVSGGDQNTTYYTSLNYTKDQNRIRVNKFDRISGRVNISQKVGKHLEFTTNVGIARNKQSGFNDTRNTGANYFFQVRNLLWPFYWPTDYKTGLPYTARYGSLAQNNLYYNDQWENSSITKRFSVNETVLLTILPELTVKSVFSFDNSEIKDHLYYSAIHYNGVSTNGSITETGTTVTKLVSSNTVNYAKNFGDHNFTFLGGFEVEQNKTNFQNSTGTNLPSSVLTTLSPAGAFVASGYEYGNSIVSLLSRLEYNYKQKYFLSGSFRRDGSSKLAPDTRWGNFWSVAGAWKISNEEFMKGLPEISNLRLRASYGINGTLPSQNFGWRSLTSYTLKYNSNAGGYLSTNGNPDLKWETNYTTNIGLEFGLFKQRLTGTIEYFNRDSRNLLQDVPTSTTTGFSSVLANVGEINNKGIEVEIGGDIIDNNTLRWSASVNASFIQSKVTKLYGGRDIIWYDPTGGDARAQFIYREGFSTLSLYGYEWGGVDPKNGNNVWYVNNPADSKAGDFLYNGRGATYTFNKANYKIVGDAMPDVYGGLNTDVSYKGLTLGLNIIYKIGGKLYDGAFKDVADDGYYWERIRIGSLYKDMWTPENTSGSMPLLRGTDLTDPMQYSTRQMYNASFLRLKNISLSYDLPRNLIGKVGLTSAKIFFNGSNLLTFSKYKNADPEVNQYGTRGWETPIGKIYTFGIDLNF from the coding sequence ATGAACAAACGAATTTCAACCTTGTTGTTTGTGCTCTTCACAGGGTGCCTTGCATCATATGCACAAACCAGTATAAGAGGTGTTGTTACCGATTACACCAGTAAAAACCCTGTACCCTCCGCAACGGTCCAGGTCAAAGGAAGTAAGACTGCCACCCTTACAGATAAAGATGGCAGGTATGAAATTACCCTCCCGGCCAACGCGACCACGCTGGTATTTCAGGTTACCAGTTACCACACCAAAGAGGTTGCCATTAATGGACGCAGCGAAATCAATATTGAGTTGGAGGCTGACTTTCAGTCGCTCAATGAAGTGATGGTGGTTGCTTATGGCACCGCAAAAAAAGGCACCTATACCGGCGCTGCTTCGGTGATCAAGCAAGACGATATCAAGTATGTCCCTTCTACCTCTTTCCAGAATGCTTTGGTGGGTAGAGCATCCGGTGTACAAATAACTACTGCCAGTGGTGAGGCTGGCGCTACCCCCAGCATACGCATCAGGGGTATTGGCTCCATGAATGCGAGTAATGAACCATTGTATGTTATTGATGGCGTACCCGTTATTTCGGGCGATCAGGGCAACCTGAGCGGTTCCTACATCGGTTCCAATAACATCATGAATACCCTGAATCCGGCCGATATTGAGACCATCACCATCTTAAAAGATGCGGCCGCTTCTTCCCTGTATGGTTCAAGAGCAGCCAATGGTGTGGTGGTAATCACTACCAAACGTGGTAAAAGAGGGAAGCCTGTGGTGCATTTGTCTTCCTCCATTGGGGTTACACCAGGATGGGCTACGGACAACTACGAAACCGGAGGTCCGCAGGAACAAATAAATATGTTGTATAGAATATTGTATGACAATAAAACTTCCGCCGGTCAAACTGCAGCCCAGGCCAATAAGTATGCGCTCGATCAACTCAAATCCAAGTTCAATAAACATGGATATACATTTTCAACCGCCGGTACAAGCCTGTCCGACAATGTGATCATTAGCGGCATGACGGATGGACTCGTAAACCGCGAGGGTACCTATTTTGATTGGGATGATGCTTATTTTAGAACAGGTACTTACCAGACCAACGATCTCTCTGTAAGTGGCGGTGATCAAAATACAACCTATTATACTTCGCTCAACTATACAAAAGACCAGAACAGGATCCGGGTCAATAAATTCGATCGTATTTCAGGTCGTGTCAACATATCTCAGAAAGTAGGAAAACACCTGGAGTTTACTACCAATGTCGGTATTGCCAGGAACAAACAGTCTGGCTTTAATGATACCAGGAATACAGGCGCCAACTACTTCTTCCAGGTTAGAAACCTGTTATGGCCCTTTTATTGGCCAACTGATTACAAAACAGGTCTGCCATATACCGCAAGGTATGGAAGTCTGGCGCAGAACAATCTTTATTACAATGATCAGTGGGAAAACAGCTCTATCACCAAAAGATTTTCTGTAAACGAAACAGTCCTGCTTACCATTCTGCCGGAATTAACTGTTAAGTCTGTTTTCTCTTTTGATAATTCCGAGATCAAGGACCATTTGTATTACAGCGCCATTCATTACAACGGCGTATCTACCAATGGATCGATCACTGAAACAGGTACCACCGTCACAAAACTGGTATCTTCCAACACAGTCAATTACGCGAAGAATTTCGGAGATCACAATTTTACATTCTTAGGAGGCTTTGAGGTAGAGCAGAATAAAACAAACTTCCAAAACTCAACGGGAACAAATCTCCCATCCAGTGTATTGACCACCTTATCTCCGGCTGGTGCTTTTGTGGCCAGCGGATATGAGTATGGCAACTCGATCGTTTCTCTGTTATCACGCCTGGAGTACAATTACAAACAGAAATATTTCCTCTCAGGATCTTTCCGCCGGGATGGTTCATCAAAACTGGCGCCTGATACCCGCTGGGGTAATTTCTGGTCAGTGGCAGGGGCCTGGAAGATCAGCAATGAAGAGTTCATGAAGGGGTTGCCTGAAATTAGTAATTTAAGGTTACGGGCTTCTTATGGCATCAATGGTACCTTGCCTTCACAGAATTTTGGATGGAGATCATTAACCAGTTATACCCTTAAGTATAATAGCAATGCAGGGGGGTACCTGTCTACCAATGGCAATCCTGATCTTAAGTGGGAAACGAATTATACCACCAATATTGGTTTGGAATTCGGCCTCTTCAAACAGCGGTTAACAGGTACTATTGAATATTTTAACCGCGATTCCAGGAATCTTTTGCAGGATGTTCCTACTTCAACAACTACCGGTTTTTCCAGTGTGCTGGCCAACGTAGGTGAAATAAATAACAAGGGTATAGAGGTTGAAATTGGTGGAGACATCATTGATAACAATACACTCAGGTGGAGTGCGTCTGTGAATGCTTCCTTCATTCAATCAAAAGTTACCAAATTGTATGGCGGCAGGGATATAATATGGTATGATCCAACAGGTGGAGATGCCAGGGCGCAATTCATATACAGAGAAGGCTTCTCTACCCTAAGCTTATATGGCTATGAGTGGGGCGGTGTAGATCCGAAGAATGGCAACAACGTTTGGTATGTGAATAATCCGGCCGATTCAAAAGCTGGAGACTTCTTATACAATGGCAGGGGAGCTACTTATACATTCAACAAAGCAAACTACAAGATTGTAGGAGATGCAATGCCGGATGTATATGGAGGGCTTAATACCGATGTTTCCTATAAAGGTCTTACACTGGGGCTGAACATTATTTATAAGATTGGCGGCAAATTGTACGACGGCGCCTTCAAGGATGTTGCCGATGATGGTTATTACTGGGAAAGGATCAGAATAGGATCTTTGTATAAGGATATGTGGACGCCCGAAAACACATCCGGCAGTATGCCGCTTCTCAGAGGTACTGACCTGACCGATCCGATGCAATACAGCACCCGTCAAATGTACAATGCTAGCTTCTTACGGTTAAAGAACATCAGCCTGTCTTATGACCTGCCCAGGAATTTGATTGGTAAAGTTGGCCTGACCAGTGCCAAGATATTCTTTAACGGAAGTAATTTACTGACATTCTCAAAGTATAAAAATGCCGATCCTGAAGTAAATCAGTATGGAACCCGTGGATGGGAAACGCCCATCGGAAAGATCTATACATTCGGGATCGACCTTAATTTCTAA